In Nostoc piscinale CENA21, the genomic stretch ATCTACCAATACTAAGGAAAATTACTGGGGCAGTTTTGGTTAATGAAGACTGAGCAAGACAATCTATTTCTTGCTGGGATAAACCTACAGGAGAAAAAACTTTTACATTTGCTGCACCTAGCTTTTTTAACTTTTCTGCTGTATCTTGAGTCATACCCCAAGCTAAAAAACTTTTCTTGGCTGTAAAACTTACAAATGGGTCTTTTTCTCTAGTCCAACGTATCAAGTTTCTGATTACTTCGTAAATTTTTCCCCGCAAATGAAAGTCTTGCCAAAAAGTCCTGGGTGCAGATTCTCCACCCCCAACTGGTCCCCAAATAAAAGGCACAGGTAAGAAAGATAAAAAGCTGGGATAGTTATAAGTAACATAAGATACATGATGAACTATATTAAAACCAATATTATTATGTAACTTCCGTCCCACAAAATATGCTTGTATCTGCCACAGATAATAATGTAAGTATATTAATCCAACACCCTTTTTCCAGTATTCAGCACCGGGTAAGTCAAAATAGATAAACTCTAATCCAGGTATTGATTTTGGCTTAATTTCTGCTTCAATAAAAGGATAATTATCTTTACGGGTTAAAACCCAAACTTGATGTTTTTTTGCTAATTCGTTAATTGTATTCCAGCCTATACCAGGATCGGAACCCATGTTTGGTCTACATGCGTAGGCAGATACAAGAACTTTCATGAATCAGTTACTCCAGGTTAAAAATTGCGGCTGATTGGTTTTTAATTTTTTTAGAGAAAAACAAATACTTTCTTGTTTTTAGACTTTTTTTTATTAAGAAAATATTTCCACAAATAATTTACGTCCAGCTTTTCTCATTGCTTGGATCAATTGTTGTTTTTGATTTAAACGGTAAAAACCACGGACTGAGTAATCAACATCAATATCGTGTTTTTGAAACAACTCAACTACAGCCTCTTCTAACCACTTACCTTTGACAATTCCAGTTAAACTATAAGGAATGATATATTTACTTTGGCGATTAAAGTAGTCCAGACTTTGGCAATAAAATTTATCTGGTTCCTTACTTGCTCTGATTGAACCCCAGCGTTCAAATTCCCATCCTGATTCATTTGGCTTTAAATAAAACTTCAGTCT encodes the following:
- a CDS encoding glycosyltransferase family 4 protein, coding for MKVLVSAYACRPNMGSDPGIGWNTINELAKKHQVWVLTRKDNYPFIEAEIKPKSIPGLEFIYFDLPGAEYWKKGVGLIYLHYYLWQIQAYFVGRKLHNNIGFNIVHHVSYVTYNYPSFLSFLPVPFIWGPVGGGESAPRTFWQDFHLRGKIYEVIRNLIRWTREKDPFVSFTAKKSFLAWGMTQDTAEKLKKLGAANVKVFSPVGLSQQEIDCLAQSSLTKTAPVIFLSIGRLLHWKGFYLGLKAFAQANLTDAEYWIIGDGPDLKYLQALTEKLGITQQVKFWGKLPREKIFQLLGESHVLVHPSLHESGGFVCMEAMAAGRPVICLDLGGPALQVVEETGFKISAHTPEQTVRDLATAMTCLAQNNELRLRMGSVARKLARENFSWEVKSQVLAQTYAEILTSPESLTSSSAIQL